The following proteins are co-located in the Dyadobacter chenwenxiniae genome:
- a CDS encoding PadR family transcriptional regulator has product MNIENAQVQMRKGILEFCILHIISRGEVYASDMLDELTSARIMVVEGTLYPLLTRLKNSGWLDYKWVESSSGPPRKYYVLTDEGKIFLDAMQATWFELAESVQTVIHRTEELSKSASSNLPEPN; this is encoded by the coding sequence ATGAATATTGAAAATGCCCAAGTGCAGATGCGGAAGGGAATTTTGGAATTCTGCATTTTGCACATCATATCCCGGGGTGAGGTATACGCTTCGGATATGTTGGATGAGCTGACTTCTGCACGGATAATGGTGGTAGAAGGCACACTTTATCCGCTTCTAACCAGGTTAAAAAATTCTGGCTGGCTGGACTATAAATGGGTGGAGTCCTCCTCGGGTCCGCCCAGGAAATATTATGTTTTGACTGATGAGGGGAAAATATTCCTGGATGCAATGCAAGCCACCTGGTTCGAGCTGGCGGAGTCTGTTCAAACGGTCATTCACCGCACAGAGGAATTGAGCAAATCTGCTTCTTCCAATCTTCCTGAACCTAACTGA
- a CDS encoding dihydrofolate reductase yields the protein MATQTQLYIIAAMSENRVIGKNNSLPWHLPDEWAHFRRVTNGKAFLMGRKSFEAPDALHSTFKNVILSSSQPPTSAPDTMYVKDIPAALALLSGEDAVFILGGASVFLEMLPLARRLYLTIVHAQVEGDAFFPVVNQDDWELTSSEFHEKDEKHAYSFSMNVYERKGTD from the coding sequence TTGGCAACACAAACTCAGCTCTATATCATCGCTGCAATGAGCGAAAACCGGGTAATCGGCAAGAATAACAGCCTTCCCTGGCATCTGCCCGACGAGTGGGCCCATTTTCGCCGGGTTACCAACGGGAAAGCCTTCCTGATGGGCCGCAAAAGCTTTGAAGCGCCTGACGCGCTGCATTCTACTTTTAAAAACGTAATCCTGTCGTCCAGCCAACCGCCGACTAGCGCACCCGACACTATGTACGTCAAAGATATTCCTGCTGCGCTTGCGTTACTTTCCGGGGAAGATGCCGTATTTATATTGGGAGGTGCTTCGGTGTTTTTAGAAATGCTGCCGCTTGCCCGGAGGTTATATCTGACTATTGTACACGCACAGGTTGAAGGCGACGCATTCTTTCCGGTAGTAAACCAGGACGACTGGGAGTTAACCAGTTCGGAGTTTCATGAAAAAGACGAGAAACACGCTTATTCGTTTTCCATGAATGTTTACGAAAGGAAGGGCACGGACTAG